A part of Desulfobaccales bacterium genomic DNA contains:
- a CDS encoding rubredoxin produces MAVFVCEKCGAQVETRCKPKKCPQCSESGTMGKAGNPTPKGKGK; encoded by the coding sequence ATGGCGGTATTTGTCTGTGAGAAGTGCGGCGCCCAAGTGGAGACCCGCTGCAAGCCCAAAAAATGCCCCCAGTGCAGTGAGAGCGGGACCATGGGCAAGGCGGGCAACCCCACCCCCAAAGGAAAGGGAAAGTGA